Proteins encoded in a region of the Anopheles aquasalis chromosome 2, idAnoAquaMG_Q_19, whole genome shotgun sequence genome:
- the LOC126580766 gene encoding mitochondrial ribonuclease P catalytic subunit: protein MLARCAAGVLCVRRILFPAGNFRYYAGAFQKSSHLKPASSTIDFVKAKLEASTPPTVEEWGNIRRHVLGERRFNDTNVDSTVLGLCPSLGVGKSYIAYLQSQGLEINLAIMGKLLRLYRFPDTDLNEQDESDIWRMYSELRERNAVLDANTCEHAINALTLTKHWKHCFELLEMIKISGTPDSSSYNCIAAKAFTEADEATGWAMLQEMCEKKRLPNDETFLAWLNYSRGKGHNLLENLERLLQFTHDNAVFLSKRVGKELLSLPKESGILAHETRVTDHGKCAHCKETLTSIVVPQESFERLKERFLQAVLISKEIFNKTTPEELGRFQKFLHKTIPYDVVIDGLNVAFSSGNHKNPALYAKQIAAVVRHYVHQKKRVLVIGRQHMDKWRSKDMKYIRENSFLFLTEDLSQDDPFLLYAALESGPHTDFFSRDLMRKHSFLLGDGLGVVFKRWQQEHQYSLLSILPDGRVLIKAPFKHDLYAHKSSSNNRWHVPLVESGYRIPKVEKQSEWLCISVH from the exons atgtTGGCTCGTTGCGCTGCCGGTGTGCTCTGTGTTCGCAGGATACTGTTTCCTGCCGGCAATTTCCGCTACTATGCCGGTGCCTTTCAGAAAAGCTCCCACCTGAAGCCGGCCTCTTCTACTATCGATTTTGTGAAGGCAAAACTGGAGGCCAGCACCCCGCCGACGGTTGAAGAATGGGGCAACATCAGGAGGCACGTTTTGGGCGAACGGAGGTTCAACGACACCAACGTGGACAGCACCGTGCTGGGACTGTGTCCAAGTCTGGGAGTTGGCAAGTCGTACATTGCGTATCTTCAATCGCAAGGCCTAGAGATCAATCTGGCAATCATGGGTAAACTGCTCAGACTCTACCGTTTTCCCGATACCGATCTGAACGAACAGGACGAGTCCGACATTTGGCGAATGTACAGCGAGCTGCGGGAACGGAATGCCGTGCTAGATGCCAACACCTGCGAGCACGCGATAAACGCACTGACCCTAACGAAGCACTGGAAACATTGCTTTGAGCTGCTGGAAATGATCAAAATCAGTGGCACACCGGATAGTTCCTCGTACAACTGCATCGCTGCGAAGGCTTTTACTGAGGCAGACGAGGCCACCGGTTGGGCGATGCTGCAGGAGATGTGTGAGAAGAAGAGGCTTCCGAATGACGAAACCTTCCTAGCCTGGCTGAACTACAGCCGGGGAAAAGGACACAACTTACTGGAAAACTTGGAGCGTCTATTGCAATTTACGCACGACAATGCGGTGTTCCTTTCGAAGCGTGTAGGCAAGGAGTTACTCTCCCTCCCGAAGGAGAGTGGGATCCTGGCACATGAAACGCGTGTGACGGACCACGGCAAGTGTGCCCACTGTAAGGAAACCCTCACGAGTATTGTCGTTCCCCAGGAATCATTTGAACGGTTAAAAGAACGATTCCTACAAGCCGTGCTCATCAGCAAGGAGATATTCAACAAAACGACGCCTGAAGAGTTGGGTCGTTTTCAGaagtttcttcacaaaaccaTCCCCTACGACGTGGTGATCGATGGTTTGAACGTGGCGTTCTCATCGGGAAATCACAAAAACCCAGCTCTCTATGCGAAACAAATAGCAGCTGTTGTGCGGCATTATGTACATCAGAAGAAGCGAGTCCTGGTCATCGGTCGGCAGCACATGGATAAATGGCGATCGAAGGATATGAAGTACATTCGCGAGaatagtttcctttttttaacgGAAGATTT GTCACaggatgatccttttttgctcTATGCGGCCTTGGAGAGCGGTCCTCATACCGATTTTTTCTCTCGCGATCTAATGCGAAAGCATTCCTTTCTGCTGGGCGACGGGTTGGGTGTTGTGTTCAAACGCTGGCAACAGGAGCATCAGTACTCGTTGCTGTCCATTCTTCCGGACGGAAGGGTGTTGATAAAGGCACCCTTCAAGCACGATCTGTATGCTCACAAATCCTCCTCCAACAACCGATGGCATGTACCATTAGTGGAGAGTGGGTATCGTATTCCGAAAGTAGAGAAGCAAAGTGAATGGCTGTGCATAAGTGTGCATTAA
- the LOC126580764 gene encoding DNA repair protein complementing XP-C cells homolog, which translates to MNPLPRGRLKRLLARDGDNQKQTQDIKRSNKSVETVVQCSEPSSVPVNVDGSQLNAAKESHDYPVPCDNEEGSDSDASSVGDHLVNPDELDLDGTFFTQSSEKGVPACTAESDEETPKNIEATYESCTESDTNSEDEVPQEESNEKMYQIFSQIVDFDRQLNAANHARCLTGPRSSDSYTESTSNVVPYEGLDVGMMLTQIEGAAARFYTSEEIDRNWENVESHTNLSADDDRKEIEILVSTTQHKPGRIIDVAQSLRRLEQEKRKKEYLDQHKVHLIMLLSHGTQVNWVINDCLSEYAEELLELAQNCPYPLVDKINQDFVQSIVDHFHAKVQLSSTKPKRKCIKVGIGIGKQLRSREASSRKMFNLLLLALLRFLSVRTRLVFCLDVIPKNPPAPKVNKKVLPKPGTLSATHGRYGKVPLTTTEILKQKPEIRQIFQLPQLDGADEEDDAQECVSPSKSACSNCPEHKPRLWKLKASSEAPIKPNCASNDRHPNKIVTSKFFKKKVHKSQLLKPKVDSTNSITAGSSKLARLLQRKPPAESSKSKKIEANPKIPELDTWLECFLEQEERWTVVEATLGVDCLEQVMDCILSPPAYVFAWEAGGAIVDVVERYSWRNEMASRKQRVDRKWLQKCLNRHRLRSQDVAYAVDQREFRQLKFRAPMPTTIAQFKNHPSYCLKRDLQKFQAIYPPDAPPLGFIHGEAIYARECVQTLHSREVWLRHAKVIRLQEQPYKIVKSKLRRVQIMLELFGYWQTEDYVPPEPVNGIVPRNAYGNIEIFKDCMLPKGTVHLKHYGLSHICRKLGIDYAVAVVGFGIHAGGNHPVFDGIVICEEHRDRLLEAWEEHQLDSEHRKREKKQQKVLAHWVKLVKGVLVRNRLKHKYNFEGM; encoded by the exons ATGAATCCTTTACCGAGAGGAAGATTAAAAAGGCTTTTAGCTAGAGATGGAGATaatcaaaagcaaacgcaGGATATCAAAAGATCGAACAAAAGTGTCGAAACTGTCGTGCAGTGTTCCGAACCATCGTCAGTTCCGGTGAATGTGGACGGATCGCAATTGAATGCAGCAAAAGAGTCTCACGATTATCCCGTACCGTGTGATAATGAAGAAGGAAGTGATTCCGACGCCAGCAGTGTCGGCGATCACCTCGTCAATCCGGATGAGCTAGATCTAGATGGCACCTTTTTCACGCAATCTAGCGAAAAGGGAGTCCCGGCATGCACAGCAGAAAGCGATGAAGAAACTCCAAAAAACATCGAAGCAACATACGAATCCTGCACCGAGAGTGATACCAACAGCGAAGATGAGGTGCCACAGGAggaatcgaacgaaaaaaTGTACCAAATTTTCTCTCAAATAGTGGATTTCGACCGGCAGCTGAATGCTGCCAATCATGCTCGATGTCTTACCGGTCCTCGATCGTCGGATTCTTATACGGAATCAACGAGTAATGTGGTGCCTTATGAAGGACTCGACGTTGGCATGATGTTAACACAAATCGAAGGTGCAGCAGCGAGGTTTTACACCTCGGAGGAGATCGATCGGAATTGGGAAAATGTAGAATCGCACACCAACCTCAGtgcggatgatgatcgaaAAGAGATTGAGATTTTGGTGTCCACTACCCAGCACAAACCGGGCCGTATAATTGATGTAGCACAGAGCCTCAGACGATTAGAgcaagaaaagagaaagaaggaataCCTGGACCAACACAAGGTACACCTGATTATGCTTTTAAGCCATGGAACGCAGGTAAACTGGGTAATCAATGATTGTCTTTCCGAGTACGCCGAGGAGCTGTTGGAGTTGGCACAAAACTGCCCGTATCCCCTTGTGGATAAGATTAATCAAGATTTTGTTCAATCGATAGTGGATCATTTCCATGCCAAAGTACAGCTCTCAAGTACAAAACCCAAACGCAAATGTATCAAAGTTGGAATAGGTATAGGCAAGCAGCTTCGCTCCCGGGAAGCATCTTCCagaaaaatgtttaatctACTGCTACTTGCATTGCTGCGTTTCTTAAGTGTTCGTACGAGGCTAGTCTTTTGTCTGGATGTGATACCAAAGAATCCTCCAGCGCCGAAAGTGAACAAGAAGGTACTACCCAAACCCGGTACTTTATCGGCCACTCACGGGCGATATGGGAAAGTGCCCTTAACCACGACAGAGATTCTGAAACAGAAGCCAGAAATTCGACAGATATTTCAGCTACCGCAACTGGATGGAGCcgatgaggaggacgatgcGCAAGAATGTGTTTCTCCGTCTAAAAGCGCTTGTTCTAACTGTCCAGAGCATAAGCCACGTCTTTGGAAGCTAAAAGCGTCCTCGGAGGCCCCAATCAAACCCAACTGTGCCTCCAATGACCGTCACCCTAATAAGATTGTAACTTCCAAATTTTTCAAGAAAAAAGTTCACAAATCACAGCTTCTCAAACCAAAGGTGGACAGCACGAATAGCATCACCGCCGGGTCATCCAAACTGGCAAGACTGTTGCAGCGAAAACCCCCAGCCGAGAGTAGCAAGTCAAAGAAAATCGAAGCCAATCCAAAGATACCGGAACTGGATACGTGGTTAGAGTGTTTCCTCGAACAAGAAGAACGCTGGACCGTTGTCGAAGCAACCCTAGGTGTGGATTGCTTGGAGCAGGTGATGGATTGCATCTTGAGCCCGCCGGCGTACGTGTTTGCCTGGGAAGCCGGTGGAGCGATCGTCGACGTAGTGGAACGCTACTCGTGGCGCAACGAAATGGCTTCTAGAAAGCAGAGGGTTGATCGGAAATGGTTACAAAAGTGTCTCAACCGGCACAGACTGCGGTCTCAGGATGTGGCTTATGCGGTAGATCAACGAGAATTCCGTCAACTGAAGTTTCGTGCTCCTATGCCTACTACGATTGCTCA gttTAAGAACCATCCGTCCTACTGTTTGAAGAGAGATCTGCAAAAATTTCAAGCAATCTACCCGCCGGACGCTCCTCCTCTAGGGTTCATCCACGGTGAAGCTATTTATGCTCGCGAGTGCGTGCAGACGTTGCATTCGCGCGAAGTATGGTTGCGGCACGCCAAAGTTATCCGTCTGCAGGAGCAACCGTACAAGATCGTTAAATCGAAGCTACGCCGGGTGCAGATTATGCTCGAACTGTTCGGTTACTGGCAGACGGAGGACTAcgtaccaccggaaccggtcaaCGGCATTGTGCCTCGGAATGCTTACGGAAatattgaaattttcaaaGACTGTATGCTACCGAAAGGAACGGTTCATCTGAAGC ACTATGGATTGTCGCACATTTGCCGTAAGCTTGGTATCGACTACGCCGTTGCTGTGGTCGGGTTTGGCATTCACGCCGGAGGCAATCATCCAGTTTTCGATGGTATAGTGATATGTGAGGAACATCGTGATCGGTTGCTCGAAGCATGGGAAGAGCACCAGCTCGACTCGGAGCACAGGAAGCGTGAGAAGAAACAACAGAAGGTGCTCGCCCACTGGGTCAAGCTAGTAAAAGGTGTGCTGGTGAGGAACAGGCTTAAACACAAGTACAACTTTGAAGGAATGTAG
- the LOC126580785 gene encoding sodium-coupled monocarboxylate transporter 1-like — MASPRLTVAEVSESLQHFGIVDYIVFMCSLLICVVIGLYFGWKDWQAQRNRKRNAIRRGSEALNYLVGGRKMKIFPVAMSLIASFISGIAIMGASTETYLYGTQFCYIFTAIIAMAFSMNYIFLPVYQGLEITSAYGYLQLRFDRRLRLLGSGLFTLATLLHLPIVIYVPALAFNQVSGINVHIVSTSVCLVCIFYTLVGGIKAVVWTDVIQMFIMIGALILIVIKGTADIGGLGVLIERNMASGRIEGPNFSIDPTERHTIWAIFFGGGCFWISKNAIHQMMIQRYLALPSFRDAQKALICFTIGIILLLMTCFYNGLLIYATFYDCDPLTTGLAKAKDQLLPVLLMKVLGNYPGLAGLFISGIFSASLSSLSTGLNSLSAIVLEDFVKPFTRQSLGERSTRYIMRGTVLGFGIVAVVLVLVVERLGTVLQLSMSLIPISLGPLLGLFLMGMLIPWVDSVSAFGGAVSGLLTMAYIVIRAQLAIAAKEMTFPTKPVSVAGCEYDFELPPGYNATVGLSSVHGTTNAKSLHHVSFLFYTFIGAVVTLTIGTATASVLRGQQSNKVDPLLLAPFVRRAYFPESVPTTRAAPLHKFNKEDTQL; from the exons ATGGCTTCCCCACGGTTAACCGTTGCAGAAGTGAGCGAATCCCTGCAGCACTTCGGGATCGTCGACTATATTGTGTTCATGTGCAGTTTGCTGATATGCGTTGTGATTGGACTGTACTTCGGTTGGAAGGATTGGCAGGCgcaacggaaccggaaacgcaaTGCCATCCGGCGAGGATCGGAAGCCTTGAACTATCTCGTCGGGGGACGAAAGATGAAAATCTTCCCCGTCGCGATGTCTCTCATCGCGAGCTTCATTTCCGGTATCGCGATCATGGGTGCATCCACCGAGACGTACCTGTATGGGACCCAGTTCTGCTACATCTTCACCGCCATCATAGCGATGGCGTTCAGCATGAACTACATATTTCTGCCCGTATACCAGGGCCTGGAGATCACATCGGCCTACGGGTATCTTCAGCTGCGGTTCGATCGCCGTCTTCGATTGTTGGGCTCAGGACTCTTCACGCTGGCTACG CTACTTCATCTACCGATCGTTATCTACGTACCGGCGCTGGCGTTCAACCAAGTGTCCGGTATCAACGTGCACATTGTGTCCACGAGCGTTTGCCTGGTGTGCATATTCTATACGCTAGTG GGCGGCATAAAGGCGGTCGTTTGGACGGATGTGATCCAAATGTTTATCATGATCGGTGCGTTGATCCTGATCGTCATCAAGGGTACGGCTGATATCGGTGGATTGGGGGTGCTGATTGAGCGGAATATGGCCAGTGGCAGGATTGAGGGTCCCAA TTTCAGCATCGATCCCACCGAACGGCACACGATCTGGGCTATCTTTTTTGGTGGCGGATGTTTCTGGATCAGCAAGAACGCCATCCATCAGATGATGATCCAGCGGTATCTGGCGTTGCCCAGCTTTCGCGATGCCCAGAAGGCTCTGATTTGCTTCACGATAGGCATCATCCTGCTCCTGATGACGTGCTTCTACAATGGTCTACTGATCTACGCAACGTTCTACGACTGTGATCCACTGACAACGGGGttggcgaaagcgaaagatcaactgctgcccgtgctgctgatgaaggtCCTAGGGAACTATCCTGGGCTGGCCGGTTTATTCATTTCCGGCATATTTAGCGCCTCGCTAAGCTCACTCTCGACTGGTCTGAACTCACTGTCGGCGATCGTGCTGGAGGACTTTGTGAAGCCCTTTACCCGTCAATCACTCGGCGAACGGTCGACGCGCTACATCATGCGTGGAACGGTGCTCGGATTCGGCATTGTGGCCGTCGTgttggtactggtggtggagagacTCGGTACCGTGCTGCAGCTGTCGATGAGTCTCATACCGATTTCCCTGGGCCCCTTGCTGGGTCTTTTCCTGATGGGCATGCTAATACCTTGGGTTGATTCAGTT AGTGCCTTCGGTGGAGCAGTCAGTGGATTGCTCACGATGGCGTACATCGTCATTCGGGCTCAGCTAGCTATCGCTGCCAAAGAGATGACCTTCCCGACGAAACCCGTCTCGGTAGCCGGTTGCGAGTACGATTTTGAACTTCCTCCCGGATACAACGCCACGGTTGGGTTGTCCTCCGTTCACGGCACGACGAATGCCAAATCGTTGCACCAcgtttcgtttctgttttacACCTTCATCGGGGCAGTTGTAACACTCACGATCGGAACCGCCACTGCCTCCGTCTTGCGTGGTCAGCAATCGAACAAAGTCGATCCACTGCTACTGGCACCGTTCGTTCGGCGTGCATACTTTCCCGAGAGTGTCCCAACCACCCGTGCAGCTCCCTTGCACAAATTCAATAAAGAAGACACTCAACTCTAG